In the Streptomyces sp. NBC_00525 genome, one interval contains:
- a CDS encoding beta-N-acetylhexosaminidase — protein sequence MDMELIPAPLRADDRGRGGFVLDPSTTIVAAPGTAGTERWLRATLGAAFGLPLAPGPEDAPRAIALRLDDSLDPEGYRLTTRPDEGVDITGGSPAGVFWGAQTLRQLLGPEAFRRAPVGDARTRGFGATDIEDAPRFGWRGLMLDVARHFMPKDDVLRYLDLLAAHKLNVFHFHLSDDQGWRVEIKRHPRLTEVGAWRPRTKFGHRASELWDDMPHGGYYTQDDIREIVAYAAARHIRVVPEIDIPGHSQAAISAYPELGNTDVVDTSALGVWDDWGVTPNVLAPTDHVLRFYEGVFEELLELFPAEISPFVHIGGDECPKDQWKQSPTAQARIKELGLADEDELQSWFIRHFDTWLTARGRRLIGWDEILEGGLAPGAAVSSWRGYGGGIAAAEAGHDVVMCPEQQVYLDHRQHGGPDEPMPIGYIRTLEDVYRFEPVPPALSEEAARHVLGTQANVWSEVMQNRARVDYQVFPRLAAFAEVAWSALPAPDERDFAGFERRMTAHYARLDALGVGYRPPSGPLPWQKRPGILGRPIEGTPPNV from the coding sequence ATGGACATGGAACTGATCCCGGCGCCCCTGCGCGCCGACGACCGGGGACGCGGTGGATTCGTCCTCGATCCGTCCACCACCATCGTGGCGGCCCCCGGCACCGCCGGCACCGAACGCTGGCTGCGCGCCACCCTGGGCGCCGCCTTCGGCCTGCCCCTCGCCCCCGGCCCCGAGGACGCCCCGCGCGCCATCGCACTGCGCCTGGACGACTCCCTGGACCCCGAGGGCTACCGGCTCACCACCCGGCCCGACGAGGGCGTCGACATCACCGGCGGCAGCCCCGCCGGGGTGTTCTGGGGCGCCCAGACCCTGCGCCAGCTGCTGGGCCCCGAGGCGTTCCGCCGGGCGCCCGTCGGCGACGCGCGGACGCGCGGCTTCGGCGCCACCGACATCGAGGACGCGCCCCGCTTCGGCTGGCGCGGACTGATGCTCGACGTGGCACGCCACTTCATGCCCAAGGACGACGTCCTGCGCTACCTCGACCTGCTCGCCGCCCACAAGCTGAACGTCTTCCACTTCCACCTCAGCGACGACCAGGGCTGGCGCGTCGAGATCAAGCGCCACCCCCGCCTCACCGAGGTCGGCGCCTGGCGCCCGCGCACCAAGTTCGGCCACCGCGCGTCCGAGCTGTGGGACGACATGCCGCACGGCGGCTACTACACCCAGGACGACATCCGCGAGATCGTCGCCTACGCCGCCGCCCGGCACATCCGGGTCGTCCCCGAGATCGACATCCCCGGCCACTCCCAGGCCGCCATCAGCGCCTACCCGGAGCTGGGCAACACCGACGTCGTGGACACCTCCGCGCTCGGCGTCTGGGACGACTGGGGCGTCACCCCGAACGTCCTGGCCCCCACCGACCACGTCCTGCGGTTCTACGAGGGCGTCTTCGAGGAACTCCTCGAACTCTTCCCGGCCGAGATCTCGCCGTTCGTCCACATCGGCGGCGACGAGTGCCCCAAGGACCAGTGGAAGCAGTCGCCCACCGCCCAGGCCCGCATCAAGGAACTGGGCCTGGCCGACGAGGACGAACTCCAGTCCTGGTTCATCCGCCACTTCGACACCTGGCTCACCGCGCGCGGCCGCCGCCTCATCGGCTGGGACGAGATCCTGGAGGGCGGCCTCGCCCCCGGCGCCGCCGTCTCCTCCTGGCGCGGCTACGGGGGCGGCATCGCGGCCGCCGAGGCCGGACACGACGTCGTCATGTGCCCCGAGCAGCAGGTCTACCTGGACCACCGCCAGCACGGCGGCCCCGACGAGCCGATGCCCATCGGCTACATCCGCACCCTGGAGGACGTCTACCGCTTCGAGCCCGTGCCGCCCGCCCTGAGCGAGGAGGCGGCCCGGCACGTCCTCGGCACCCAGGCCAACGTCTGGTCCGAGGTCATGCAGAACCGGGCCCGCGTCGACTACCAGGTCTTCCCCCGCCTCGCCGCCTTCGCCGAGGTCGCCTGGTCCGCCCTGCCCGCCCCGGACGAACGGGACTTCGCCGGCTTCGAGCGGCGCATGACCGCCCACTACGCCCGGCTCGACGCGCTCGGCGTCGGCTACCGGCCGCCGTCCGGACCGCTGCCCTGGCAGAAGCGCCCCGGCATCCTCGGACGCCCGATCGAGGGAACACCCCCGAACGTGTGA
- a CDS encoding carbohydrate ABC transporter permease, with protein MNRPARFPIRRPGRLAAEAAALLIAAAVAFPLYWMVLSALKPAGEIQSTNPRPWTLSPSLDSFRRVFQQQEFGRYFLNSLLVAGTVVVLSALVAFLAATAVTRFRFRFRTTLLIMFLIAQMVPVEALTIPLFFLMRDFGQLNTLGSLILPHLAFSLPFAIWMLRGFVRAVPESLEEAAYLDGASRTRFLWQILFPLVLPGLVATSVFSFISTWNDFLFAKSFIISDTSQSTLPMALLVFFKPDENDWGGIMAASTVMTVPVLVFFVLVQRRLVSGLGGAVKD; from the coding sequence GTGAACCGGCCCGCCCGCTTCCCGATCCGCAGACCCGGCCGGCTCGCCGCCGAGGCCGCCGCGCTGCTCATCGCCGCCGCCGTCGCCTTCCCGCTGTACTGGATGGTGCTCTCCGCCCTCAAACCGGCGGGCGAGATCCAGTCCACGAACCCCAGGCCCTGGACCCTGTCGCCGTCCCTGGACTCCTTCCGGCGGGTCTTCCAGCAGCAGGAGTTCGGCCGCTACTTCCTCAACAGCCTGCTCGTCGCCGGCACGGTCGTCGTGCTGTCCGCGCTCGTCGCGTTCCTGGCGGCCACGGCGGTCACCCGGTTCCGGTTCCGCTTCCGCACCACGCTGCTGATCATGTTCCTGATCGCCCAGATGGTGCCGGTCGAGGCGCTGACGATCCCGCTGTTCTTCCTGATGCGCGACTTCGGCCAGCTCAACACCCTCGGCTCGCTGATCCTGCCGCACCTGGCGTTCTCGCTGCCGTTCGCCATCTGGATGCTGCGCGGCTTCGTACGGGCCGTGCCGGAGTCCCTGGAGGAGGCCGCGTACCTCGACGGGGCGAGCCGCACCCGCTTCCTGTGGCAGATCCTCTTCCCGCTGGTCCTCCCCGGCCTCGTGGCGACCAGCGTCTTCTCGTTCATCTCCACCTGGAACGACTTCCTCTTCGCGAAGTCGTTCATCATCAGCGACACCTCCCAGTCGACGCTTCCGATGGCGCTGCTGGTCTTCTTCAAACCCGATGAGAACGACTGGGGCGGGATCATGGCAGCCTCGACGGTGATGACCGTGCCCGTGCTGGTCTTCTTCGTACTCGTACAGCGACGCCTGGTCTCCGGACTCGGCGGAGCGGTTAAGGACTGA
- a CDS encoding carbohydrate ABC transporter permease, giving the protein MTANSTAYKAPPTPAPGRRARGPRGRSASPARRPGWTPWLYLLPALVLLGGLLVYPIYQLGLISFLEYTQAQVSGGEPATFQGLGNYRTLFGDSQFWQVLLATVVLAAACVLSTLLTGCALAVLLTRIRAVPRLALMLAALGAWATPAITGSTVWVFLFDADFGPVNRVLGLGDHSWTYGRYSAFALVLLEVLWCSFPFVMVTVYAGIRAIPTEVLEAAALDGASQWRVWRSVMAPILRPILTVVTIQSVIWDFKVFTQIYVMTNGGGIAGQNLVLNVYAYQKAFASSQYSLGSAIGIVMLLILLAVTLVYLRLVRRQGEEL; this is encoded by the coding sequence ATGACCGCGAACAGCACGGCGTACAAAGCGCCCCCCACACCCGCGCCGGGCCGCCGCGCACGCGGCCCGCGCGGCCGCTCCGCCTCCCCGGCCCGGCGGCCGGGCTGGACCCCCTGGCTCTACCTCCTGCCCGCGCTCGTCCTGCTCGGCGGGCTGCTGGTCTACCCGATCTACCAACTCGGCCTGATCTCCTTCCTGGAGTACACCCAGGCCCAGGTCAGCGGCGGCGAACCGGCCACCTTCCAGGGGCTCGGCAACTACCGCACCCTCTTCGGCGACAGCCAGTTCTGGCAGGTCCTCCTCGCCACCGTGGTCCTCGCCGCCGCCTGCGTCCTGTCCACCCTGCTCACCGGCTGCGCCCTCGCCGTCCTGCTGACCCGGATACGGGCCGTGCCCCGGCTCGCCCTCATGCTGGCCGCGCTCGGCGCCTGGGCCACCCCCGCCATCACCGGCTCCACCGTCTGGGTCTTCCTCTTCGACGCCGACTTCGGACCCGTCAACCGGGTGCTCGGGCTCGGCGACCACTCGTGGACGTACGGGCGCTACAGCGCCTTCGCCCTGGTGCTCCTCGAAGTCCTGTGGTGCTCGTTCCCGTTCGTGATGGTCACCGTGTACGCGGGCATCCGCGCCATCCCCACCGAGGTGCTGGAGGCCGCCGCGCTGGACGGCGCGTCCCAGTGGCGGGTCTGGCGCTCCGTCATGGCCCCGATCCTGCGGCCGATCCTCACCGTCGTCACCATCCAGTCGGTCATCTGGGACTTCAAGGTGTTCACCCAGATCTACGTCATGACCAACGGCGGCGGCATCGCCGGGCAGAACCTCGTGCTCAACGTGTACGCCTACCAGAAGGCGTTCGCCTCCTCGCAGTACAGCCTCGGCTCGGCGATCGGCATCGTGATGCTGCTCATCCTGCTCGCCGTCACACTCGTCTACCTGCGCCTCGTGCGCCGCCAGGGGGAGGAACTGTGA
- a CDS encoding extracellular solute-binding protein, with translation MKFSARIAAPAAALVLAGLTATACAPQTSDTGAKGDEKTGTLRVWLFQEVGNKPKEKVVDTAVAAFEKAHDDTKVEIEYIPVETRAERVKAAFNDPASAPDLIEYGNTDTAGYVKDGGLADITTEFGAWADAKDTDPAAKQSVTVGGKVYGAPLFVGVRALYYRTDIFADLGIQPPKSQAELISTARKIHKKKPDLYGLAVGGAYTYGAMPFIWAHGGELAQQDGSSYKAAINSAEARKGIEAYTSLFGDTNCPPAKCAAMGGNATVTAFASGKAAMAIGGDFSHSAVEAGSVKGKYAVVPLPGVAEGSVAPAFAGGNNIGMLKSSKHRTLAVDLMKRLTGKASQARMFDAMGFLPTYTDVRDAAAKREPFVEPFVRTLGAGAKFVPASPAWGRIDSSLVLPTMFQEIVSGRKDVADAADDAAKKMDAAFADAG, from the coding sequence ATGAAGTTTTCTGCCCGAATCGCGGCTCCGGCCGCGGCCCTCGTCCTGGCCGGCCTCACGGCCACCGCCTGCGCGCCGCAGACCTCCGACACCGGCGCCAAGGGGGACGAGAAGACCGGCACACTGCGGGTCTGGCTGTTCCAGGAGGTCGGCAACAAGCCCAAGGAGAAGGTCGTCGACACCGCGGTCGCCGCCTTCGAGAAGGCCCACGACGACACGAAGGTCGAGATCGAGTACATCCCGGTCGAGACCCGCGCCGAGCGCGTCAAGGCCGCGTTCAACGACCCCGCGAGCGCCCCCGACCTCATCGAGTACGGCAACACCGACACCGCCGGCTACGTCAAGGACGGCGGACTCGCCGACATCACCACCGAGTTCGGCGCCTGGGCCGACGCCAAGGACACCGACCCGGCCGCCAAGCAGTCCGTGACGGTCGGCGGCAAGGTCTACGGGGCCCCGCTCTTCGTCGGCGTGCGCGCGCTCTACTACCGCACCGACATCTTCGCGGACCTGGGCATCCAGCCGCCCAAGTCCCAGGCCGAACTCATCTCCACCGCCCGGAAGATCCACAAGAAGAAGCCGGACCTGTACGGGCTCGCCGTCGGCGGCGCCTACACCTACGGCGCCATGCCGTTCATCTGGGCCCACGGCGGCGAACTCGCCCAGCAGGACGGCTCCTCGTACAAGGCCGCCATCAACAGCGCCGAGGCCCGCAAGGGCATCGAGGCGTACACCTCGCTGTTCGGCGACACCAACTGCCCGCCCGCCAAGTGCGCCGCCATGGGCGGCAACGCCACCGTCACCGCCTTCGCCTCCGGCAAGGCCGCCATGGCCATCGGCGGCGACTTCAGCCACAGCGCCGTCGAGGCCGGCAGCGTCAAGGGCAAGTACGCCGTCGTCCCGCTGCCCGGCGTCGCCGAGGGGTCCGTCGCCCCCGCCTTCGCGGGCGGCAACAACATCGGGATGCTGAAGAGCAGCAAGCACCGCACCCTCGCGGTCGACCTGATGAAGCGGCTGACCGGCAAGGCGTCCCAGGCCCGGATGTTCGACGCGATGGGCTTCCTGCCCACCTACACCGACGTACGCGACGCGGCCGCGAAGCGCGAGCCGTTCGTCGAGCCCTTCGTCAGGACACTCGGCGCCGGAGCCAAGTTCGTCCCCGCGTCGCCGGCCTGGGGCCGGATCGACTCCTCGCTGGTCCTGCCCACCATGTTCCAGGAGATCGTCAGCGGCCGTAAGGACGTGGCCGACGCGGCCGACGACGCCGCGAAGAAGATGGACGCCGCGTTCGCCGACGCGGGCTGA
- a CDS encoding DUF3039 domain-containing protein: protein MSTLEPERGAGTGTLVEPTPQVSNGDGDHERYAHYVQKDKIMASALEGTPVVALCGKVWVPGRDPKKYPVCPMCKEIYESMGAGGDKGKGGKDKK from the coding sequence ATGAGCACTCTTGAGCCCGAGCGCGGGGCAGGTACCGGAACCCTCGTGGAGCCGACGCCGCAGGTGTCGAACGGCGACGGCGACCACGAGCGCTACGCCCATTACGTCCAGAAGGACAAGATCATGGCGAGCGCCCTGGAGGGCACTCCCGTGGTGGCACTGTGCGGCAAGGTCTGGGTACCGGGGCGCGACCCCAAGAAGTACCCGGTCTGCCCGATGTGCAAGGAGATCTACGAGTCCATGGGCGCCGGCGGCGACAAGGGCAAGGGCGGCAAGGACAAGAAGTAG
- a CDS encoding YqgE/AlgH family protein, with the protein MTEVSSLTGRLLVAAPALADPNFDRAVVLLLDHDEEGSLGVVLNRPTPVGVVDILAGWAGLTGEPEVVFQGGPVSLDSALGVAVIPGGDGPLGWRRVYGAIGLVDLEAPPELLAAAVGSLRIFAGYAGWGPGQLERELSEGAWYVVESEPGDVSSPRPEGLWRAVLRRQRSELAMIATYPDDPSLN; encoded by the coding sequence ATGACCGAGGTGTCCTCGCTCACAGGGCGGCTGCTCGTGGCCGCGCCCGCCCTGGCTGACCCGAACTTCGACCGTGCGGTCGTGCTCCTCCTCGACCACGACGAGGAGGGCTCCCTGGGCGTCGTCCTCAACCGGCCCACGCCGGTGGGCGTCGTGGACATCCTGGCGGGCTGGGCCGGGCTCACCGGCGAGCCCGAGGTCGTCTTCCAGGGCGGGCCCGTCTCGCTGGACTCCGCCCTCGGGGTCGCCGTGATCCCGGGCGGCGACGGGCCCCTGGGGTGGCGCCGGGTGTACGGGGCGATCGGCCTGGTGGACCTGGAGGCGCCGCCGGAGCTGCTGGCGGCCGCGGTGGGCTCGCTGCGGATCTTCGCGGGGTACGCGGGCTGGGGCCCCGGACAGCTGGAGCGCGAGCTGTCCGAGGGCGCGTGGTACGTGGTGGAGTCGGAGCCCGGGGACGTGTCGTCGCCGCGCCCGGAAGGGCTGTGGCGTGCGGTCCTGCGCCGGCAGCGCAGCGAATTGGCCATGATCGCCACGTATCCGGACGACCCTTCGCTGAACTGA
- the murA gene encoding UDP-N-acetylglucosamine 1-carboxyvinyltransferase, translating to MTGTDDVLLVHGGTPLEGEIRVRGAKNLVPKAMVAALLGSGPSRLRNVPDIRDVRVVRGLLQLHGVTVRPGDEPGELILDPTHVESANVADIDAHAGSSRIPILFCGPLLHRLGHAFIPGLGGCDIGGRPIDFHFDVLRRFGATIEKRADGQYLEAPQRLRGTKIRLPYPSVGSTEQVLLTAVLAEGVTELSNAAVEPEIEDLICVLQKMGAIISMDTDRTIRITGVDRLDGYTHRALPDRLEAASWASAALATEGNIYVRGAQQRSMMTFLNTFRKVGGAFEIDDEGIRFWHPGGALNAIALETDVHPGFQTDWQQPLVVALTQAAGLSIVHETVYESRLGFTSALNQMGAHIQLYRECLGGSDCRFGQRNFLHSAVVSGPTKLQGADLVIPDLRGGFSYLIAALAAQGTSRVHGIDLINRGYENFMDKLEKLGAKVELPGGSLV from the coding sequence ATGACCGGCACAGACGATGTCCTGCTTGTCCACGGCGGAACCCCGCTGGAGGGCGAGATCCGCGTCCGAGGCGCCAAGAACCTGGTGCCCAAGGCGATGGTCGCCGCGCTGTTGGGCAGTGGGCCCAGCCGGCTGCGCAATGTGCCCGACATCCGCGACGTGCGGGTGGTGCGGGGGCTGCTCCAGCTGCACGGCGTGACGGTCCGCCCCGGCGACGAGCCCGGCGAGCTGATCCTCGACCCCACGCACGTCGAGAGCGCCAACGTCGCCGACATCGATGCCCACGCCGGTTCCTCGCGCATCCCGATCCTGTTCTGCGGGCCGCTGCTGCACCGCCTGGGCCACGCCTTCATCCCCGGCCTCGGCGGCTGCGACATCGGCGGCCGGCCGATCGACTTCCACTTCGACGTGCTGCGCCGGTTCGGCGCGACGATCGAGAAGCGGGCGGACGGGCAGTACCTGGAGGCCCCGCAGCGGCTGCGCGGCACCAAGATCCGGCTGCCGTACCCCTCGGTGGGCTCCACCGAGCAGGTGCTGCTGACGGCGGTGCTCGCCGAGGGCGTCACGGAGCTGTCCAACGCGGCCGTGGAGCCGGAGATCGAGGACCTGATCTGCGTCCTGCAGAAAATGGGCGCGATCATCTCGATGGACACCGACCGCACCATCCGGATCACCGGGGTGGACCGCCTCGACGGCTATACGCACCGGGCCCTGCCGGACCGCCTGGAGGCCGCCTCCTGGGCGTCCGCCGCGCTGGCCACCGAGGGCAACATCTACGTCCGGGGCGCCCAGCAGCGCTCGATGATGACGTTCCTGAACACCTTCCGCAAGGTCGGCGGCGCCTTCGAGATCGACGACGAGGGCATCCGCTTCTGGCACCCGGGCGGCGCGCTGAACGCCATCGCGCTGGAGACCGACGTGCACCCCGGCTTCCAGACGGACTGGCAGCAGCCCCTGGTGGTCGCGCTGACGCAGGCCGCCGGCCTCTCCATCGTCCACGAGACGGTGTACGAGTCCCGGCTCGGCTTCACCTCCGCGCTCAACCAGATGGGCGCGCACATCCAGCTGTACCGCGAGTGCCTGGGCGGCTCGGACTGCCGCTTCGGCCAGCGCAACTTCCTGCACTCCGCGGTCGTCTCGGGCCCCACGAAGCTCCAGGGCGCGGATCTGGTCATCCCGGACCTGCGCGGCGGGTTCTCGTACCTGATCGCCGCCCTCGCGGCCCAGGGCACCTCGCGGGTGCACGGCATCGACCTGATCAACCGGGGCTACGAGAACTTCATGGACAAGCTGGAGAAGCTGGGCGCCAAGGTGGAGCTGCCGGGCGGCTCACTGGTCTGA
- a CDS encoding HU family DNA-binding protein, producing the protein MNRSELVAALADRAEVTRKDADAVLAALAETVGEIVAKGDEKVTIPGFLTFERTHRAARTARNPQTGDPINIPAGYSVKVSAGSKLKEAAKGK; encoded by the coding sequence ATGAACCGCAGTGAGCTGGTGGCCGCCCTGGCCGACCGCGCCGAGGTGACCCGCAAGGACGCCGACGCCGTGCTGGCCGCTCTCGCCGAGACCGTCGGCGAGATCGTCGCCAAGGGCGACGAGAAGGTCACCATCCCCGGTTTCCTGACCTTCGAGCGCACCCACCGTGCCGCTCGCACCGCTCGTAACCCGCAGACCGGCGACCCGATCAACATCCCGGCCGGCTACAGCGTGAAGGTCTCCGCGGGCTCGAAGCTCAAGGAAGCCGCCAAGGGCAAGTAA
- a CDS encoding NAD-dependent malic enzyme: MATAPSVSYSMTVRLEVPASGTAVSQLTTAVESSGGSVTGLDVTASGHEKLRIDVTIAASSTAHADEIVKGLRSIEGVVLGKVSDRTFLMHLGGKIEMASKHPIRNRDDLSMIYTPGVARVCMAIAENPEDARRLTIKRNSVAVVTDGSAVLGLGNIGPKAALPVMEGKAALFKRFAGIDAWPICLDTQDTDAIVEIVKAIAPGFAGINLEDISAPRCFEIEARLREALDIPVFHDDQHGTAIVVLASLTNALRVVGKAIGDVRVVMSGAGAAGTAILKLLIAAGVKHAVVADIHGVVHSGREDLRSADPDSPLCWIAENTNPENVTGTLKQAVVGADVFIGVSAPNVLDGDDVAAMAEGSIVFALANPDPEVDPAIARRTAAVVATGRSDFPNQINNVLVFPGVFRGLLDAQSRTVNTEMMLAAARALADVVAADEINANYIIPSVFNDKVAGAVAGAVRDAARAAGAAVTAPTSV; encoded by the coding sequence ATGGCAACGGCGCCCAGCGTCTCGTACTCGATGACGGTCAGGCTGGAGGTGCCCGCGAGCGGCACCGCGGTCTCCCAGCTCACCACGGCCGTGGAGTCCTCCGGCGGTTCGGTCACCGGCCTCGACGTGACCGCATCCGGCCACGAGAAGCTGCGGATCGACGTCACGATCGCCGCCTCCTCCACCGCGCACGCCGACGAGATCGTCAAAGGGCTGCGCTCCATCGAGGGCGTCGTGCTCGGCAAGGTCTCCGACCGTACGTTCCTCATGCACCTCGGCGGCAAGATCGAGATGGCGTCCAAGCACCCCATCCGCAACCGTGACGACCTCTCGATGATCTACACCCCCGGTGTGGCCCGCGTGTGCATGGCGATCGCCGAGAACCCCGAGGACGCCCGCCGCCTCACCATCAAGCGCAACTCCGTCGCAGTCGTGACGGACGGCTCCGCCGTGCTGGGCCTCGGCAACATCGGCCCGAAGGCCGCGCTGCCGGTCATGGAGGGCAAGGCGGCCCTCTTCAAGCGCTTCGCCGGCATCGACGCCTGGCCGATCTGCCTGGACACCCAGGACACCGACGCCATCGTGGAGATCGTCAAGGCCATCGCGCCCGGCTTCGCGGGGATCAATCTGGAGGACATCTCCGCGCCGCGCTGCTTCGAGATCGAGGCCCGGCTGCGCGAGGCCCTGGACATCCCCGTCTTCCACGACGACCAGCACGGCACGGCCATCGTCGTGCTGGCCTCGCTGACCAACGCGCTGCGCGTGGTGGGCAAGGCGATCGGGGACGTACGGGTCGTCATGTCCGGGGCCGGGGCCGCCGGTACGGCCATCCTCAAGCTCCTCATCGCCGCCGGCGTCAAGCACGCCGTGGTCGCCGACATCCACGGCGTCGTGCACTCCGGCCGCGAGGACCTGCGTTCGGCCGACCCGGACTCGCCGCTGTGCTGGATCGCGGAGAACACCAACCCGGAGAACGTCACCGGCACCCTCAAGCAGGCCGTGGTCGGCGCGGACGTCTTCATCGGCGTCTCCGCCCCCAACGTGCTGGACGGGGACGACGTGGCGGCCATGGCGGAGGGCTCGATCGTGTTCGCGCTCGCGAATCCGGACCCCGAGGTGGACCCGGCCATCGCCCGCCGCACCGCCGCGGTCGTGGCCACCGGCCGCTCGGACTTCCCGAACCAGATCAACAACGTGCTGGTCTTCCCCGGCGTCTTCCGCGGTCTGCTCGACGCCCAGTCCCGGACCGTCAACACGGAGATGATGCTCGCCGCCGCCCGCGCCCTGGCCGATGTGGTCGCCGCGGACGAGATCAACGCGAACTACATCATTCCGTCGGTCTTCAACGACAAGGTCGCCGGCGCGGTCGCCGGAGCCGTCCGGGACGCCGCACGGGCCGCGGGGGCCGCTGTGACGGCGCCCACGTCCGTCTGA